Proteins encoded within one genomic window of Macrotis lagotis isolate mMagLag1 chromosome 3, bilby.v1.9.chrom.fasta, whole genome shotgun sequence:
- the LOC141517038 gene encoding olfactory receptor 4C11-like, with protein MKNNVTEFILLGLTQDPVTKKIIFVIFLVFYTATMVGNLLIILTIKTSPTLGSPMYFFLTYLSFADFCYSSNTAPKLIVDSLSEKPTISYDECMIQLISSHFFGCMEILILVTMAYDRYVAICKPLYYTVIMNQKTRGNLIMLTVFGSVLHSFTQIFIALNLPFCGPNVIDHYFCDLQPLLQLACTDTYVIKIVVLFNTGILCMMTFAILMTSYCLILYSLRNHSAEGRRKALSTCTTHIIVVIIFFVPCTFIYARPPINFPVDKLVSVFYTICTPLLNPLIYTLRNAEVKTAMKKLWSKRVS; from the coding sequence ATGAAAAACAACGTGACTGAATTCATCCTTCTGGGACTGACACAAGACCCAGTGACGAAGAAGATCATATTTGTCATCTTCTTGGTCTTCTACACTGCCACTATGGTAGGGAATCTACTTATCATTTTGACCATCAAGACTAGTCCCACACTTGGGTCTCCCATGTATTTTTTCCTGACCTATTTGTCCTTTGCAGACTTCTGTTATTCTAGTAATACAGCCCCCAAACTGATTGTGGACAGCCTTTCTGAAAAACCAACTATCTCATATGATGAATGCATGATCCAATTAATTTCATCACATTTCTTTGGATGCATGGAAATCCTGATTCTTGTCACCATGGCTTATGACCGCTATGTGGCCATCTGCAAGCCTCTATATTATACAGTCATTATGAACCAAAAGACGCGTGGGAATTTAATAATGTTAACTGTCTTTGGGTCTGTTCTGCATTCTTTCACTCAGATCTTCATTGCCTTGAATTTACCCTTTTGTGGTCCCAACGTGATAGATCATTATTTTTGTGACTTGCAGCCTTTGTTGCAATTGGCCTGCACTGATACATATGTGATAAAAATAGTAGTTCTTTTCAATACTGGGATTTTATGCATGATGACCTTTGCAATTCTTATGACCTCCTATTGTTTAATCCtttattctctaagaaatcatagtGCAGAAGGAAGGCGTAAAGCCTTGTCCACCTGTACCACTCACATAATTGTGGTCATTATATTCTTTGTTCCTTGTACTTTTATATATGCTCGGCCCCCAATTAACTTCCCTGTGGATAAGCTGGTGTCCGTGTTTTATACCATTTGTACACCTTTGCTCAATCCATTGATCTATACACTGAGAAATGCAGAAGTAAAAACTGCTATGAAGAAGCTATGGAGCAAGAGAGTAAGCTAA